In Eriocheir sinensis breed Jianghai 21 unplaced genomic scaffold, ASM2467909v1 Scaffold1596, whole genome shotgun sequence, the sequence CTAAGTACCTTTAGTTCTGGTCAGATCCTATGTTCAGCAGTGGAGTGAAATCTAGGGAGTCTGGAAGGTTAATGAATGCTTTTgacctacagtaccctctcgagttttgcgctatccgagtttcgcgatccacacgtttcgcggttagtcctaaattcttaccatcccgactttcacgcATTATCACCCCAAGTTTCGCACTGCTCTGACACGTACGGGTCAAGTCTACTTACCATCGGGGTCACAAACACTACCTTtcaaggtagtatcacactggacgttttactccaaacattgtggctatggtaagagagagagagagagagagaacgggtcgttttgaagccgcagttgaaggctgccttacgattggctgacagttctgaaaacacgcttatgATTCGCTGAaagtccgatgacatcatcgccgacgctcaccctatcagcggcttcactgccttaaggcggtgtcacaatggccgttttcgtccgaCCGTTGAGGCTACGGGCAACacccgtacgcccaaccgggagcgagctCACAGTTAtccataagctggtgtcacacagggcttttatcttcccaccgcgttggcacCACCTagggcaaccagcaactccaacttttccaggtgtgcgtcacacacggccaaggtcggttgcccgtatccacatccacaacgtaaacaaagcacttgccctgtatcaacatggcgtcgtctgctaaagtaagggctgtcgcggatTGTGCTGCCATTCCCCAagttgtggacttgttgctgaagttaaatggaaggaagaaacagttgtgggtgtggcatgcctgtggttcctccatgccagttctcattgtcaccactgcgcgtgcacgGCCaccccacccatcttgactcaaccacataaacacatggatcgaataaccacacacacacacacacacacaccagactcattaggaaccactgcagatgtttctgacaaacagaaacgacttcaccatttcttgttTGTGTTAGagcgtatttggtgagtggctcacatgaaccaaacctagctcttggcaagaagagaacaGTTGTCTTAACACTGCTcccttcttgccattgggtatgtttggtttgtatgaaccacttaCCAAATAAGTTcaaacacactctaggaaatggcgaagccatctgccatggttcatgatgactCGATTGATGAgcctggtgtatgtgtgtgtgtgtgtgtgtgtgtgttgttactcgatccacgtgtttatgtggtcggagttaagatgggtgggttggccgctctcgcgcagtggtgacaatgagtactggcacggaggaaccacaggcatgccacacccacaacagcttcttccttccatttaactgcagcaacaagtccataacttgggtaatggcagcacaagccacgaGAGcctttactttagcagacgacgccatgttgatacagggcaagtgctttgtttatgttgtggatgtaGATACGGGCACCGATTCTTGGCTGTAGTGACGACacgaaaatttggatttgccggttgcccaagctgccgccaaagcggtaggaagaaaagggctcagtgtgatACCAGGTTACGGTCAACCGACAACTCTCTCCCAGATGGGCGCTCAGGCATTGCCAATAGCCACAACGAatagaagaaaacggccagtgtgatactgccttaaggtaGCGAGGACGCTGACCGGGTGAGAGCcggcgatgacatcatcggactcccagagaatcacaagtgtgttttcagagctcagccaatcgttaGGGTTCATCTGTGGCTTTCAAAcgacccattttctcttcctgttttcttcctttctccaaggTACGTTTTTGAGATGGcaatggagtgaaggaagaaaaaaagtgagctccggggggcagcacgagccaattataatggcgccactataaaaaattgcctgggccatgacaggctcggggccaaccatcaggcccagatggatagtctaccggtgcCATAGTCCACatgtattataaaaaaaaaaaataaataaataaaaaaaaatccacgggtaggaacagataagcgcttttttagtgttttcaatatctcgagtttcgcgatcctcgagtttagcattATACCTTCGGCACGAAGCGTGTGCGAAACTCGTGAGGGTACTGTATTAATTTTGTGTCAGTGTGTGGTTCACGTGTTCTCTCATATTCATTTCTACACACTTGAGATCCCCACACATAGTTTTGACATCAATATTATGATAACtcaagtgataaaaaaaaacaattgtgtACTTGCCTGAATGACACAAGCCACCGATAGGTACACATCCACAGTTGTCTTCCTTCTCATATCCAGTGTTATGGGCTAGTTGTTCCAGTGTTAGAGTTTCTGCTAAATTTGACACCCCTACATGAACTGTcaactgaaaaaaataatttaatgTAAAAATAATATTATCAAAAGAAAAATCAATTAATTTGATCACTAAATCATATCAAATTGAATAATTATAATTGATGCATAACTATACAAGATATATAGAAACCATTGACTGCACTTTAACACAGAAATCTTCAATATGTGACAGGAAAAGGGCAGAACAGGAAATGCTAATATCTTAATCTGTGGGTCAAAAGTAACGAACATTTTTTGGTATATTTTAATCCATTATAACTGCAAAGTCTCACCTTATTATAGCTCCAGCTGCATTTAAGGACCCATTGTTATTTTAAAGTTTCAACAAGGCAagcgttttatatatatatatatatatatatatatatatatatatatatatatatatatatatatatatatatatatatatatatatatatatatatataatcctatCTAtcggggttaggttccagaaccccctgaTAGGCGAAAATCCTAATGATGACATTGtattttttaaattatttatatctattttaaggctttataaaccctccccacactcttgcAAATCTTTCacacactcctattgacctttcccacactcttataaacacttcctacaaCATTTCTTGTTACAACACGGTCCCAATAAATTATACTATcattcttgtttcgactttcgacatttgcttcgtaaatacgaacttcgcgcaggaattagtttggtggggcggaagaatactcagagaaaggacaatatgagcgtagctcacttcttttgtatcaccaccaccttacACAGTGGTGGCTGCTTGGGTCATGGTCATGGAGACTAGCCGATCGATCTTTCAGGGTCAGGAGAGGCCGTCCGTCTCGGCTGGAATAAAGGACCTACAAGGTGTGTTGCTAGCTGCACCACACAACTATAATATCGCTCAACTTAGAGGACATCCGTCTCCTAATCTTATATTTTATATGGACACCACACACGGCAAATATGCAGGAGTACTAAAATTAAGGGTGTGCCAACCCGTCCTCAGGGTTTGGTACGTCCAATAGTGAGAGGGACTGATTATTCACAAAGAGGGACAGAAGGATACATCTTAGAGTGGTTGAATGCGCTGCGTTACTCAAGATAGGcttaaggataaaaaaagaattcTATAAACAAGATGACTACACTGACTCAAAGTAATACGGCAGCACCATGTACAGGCAGGATAAGGTTTGGCTACTACACAGACAATGCCTTTGGTAGTCCTCTAGGTGCTGTAAGCTACAAAAGAATCTGACATTAGCTTTACACAGGGTTATATTTAACATGTAGCCTAAATGGCCACAATACTACCACTGCACAAAGTCAAGTTGCAAACAACAAGAAACTAGCAATAAATGAAGTGAGCATGTAAAACCTCTGCAAAACGAAGCATTATAGATGAAGAATTACCCTCCAACTTTACACAGTTATACCTAAAAGTACACACCTAATTTAggaataataatatttattactAAGAAAATCCATGAACATGTGACACTACCACTGACATGTCTATGTCTTTTTTGCAACaagtactgaaaaaaaataagtataccTTTGGCATATACTTCTTCCATCTTTGAGGAATAGTCTTCTTAACGTACTCATATTCCACTTCCACTATTTCAGTGATCAGCCTAACTCCAAgcttttcttctatatcttctctGGGGAGCAGTTCAACAGCTAACTGGCTTGCATTAATGGCATGGCCAGAAAACGGGCCAAAACCAGTCACATATATAACTGGTCTGAGGTCTTCAGCACCATGTACATCTTCCATTCCTGTAAACATAAAATAATCTtagagcatacacacacacacacacacacacacacatacacacacacacaatatatatatatatatatatatatatatatatatatatatatatatatatatatatatatatatatatatatatatatatatatatatatattcagcataaacaaaataaatttgacGGTGCACGaagtcaaaaaatgccttgtcgactattgtcgacacccgcagtttgagcccaggcaccagctgtcaactaCTGTCGACACCCGCACTTTAAGGGTTAAAAAGGAATAAATGCATAATTTATAGTTTCAAAAAATTATATTTTTACAagaaaaaatacatttaaaggtgagtaaaacaaaacaaaaaacatatgtaaaagatgaaggtgaaaattaaataaatatagcTCTTTATTAATGTTTTGGATGTCATAAGCTACATTTCTGTGGAAAAAAACAATTGTTGGTGCAAAGGTTTAAAAGTACAATTAATTTTAATAACTCTAGATCACCACTCTGGAAAACAGTACCTTACTACCCCCCAATGAAAAAGATCTTGTACACACTttagaaaattaaatgaaaatatatgcaTTGAACAAATCTTAATTCTATTAATTTTCTTCAAAccaacaatatatatttttttaagtaccAGTATGGAGAAAGTTGTACAAAAATTTGAAAATCTGAAAAATACAATGCAAttgtaaaagtgaaaaaaaggtaagaaaaaaaaattcattactGGTTCACTGCAAGGACTGTGTTGATTAGAGGTAGATCCTGCTTGGCTCACATGGAGTCCAGATGTCTCTGGGATGCTCTAGTCTCCcccaggggggtggggggtcctAATTGGAAAACCACATTTGGTCAATATGTTGCAATTTACTACTACAAatagaatgaaagggaatgagcCAAATGAATCCAACTCAAATGGGTAGGAGACAACTAGCACTGAACACTGCTGGGACAGGTAGCCATAAGCCTGTGTGCTCGCCAGTGCAAAACAAGATCCTTCGCAAGGGTGGTGATCTCGGGTTAATTTAAATTTTcccatatacatttttttttcattcatccaaaTCTTGAAACTTCACATATCTTTCAGAGTTAAAAcatataagattttttttttctacatatttgcctgtggcgctggtaggctttcttgatggggcctgatggtcggccccagtccgtcgtggtgcaggcaagtgtttatagtggcgccatattgcattggctcatgctgccccccagaactcatctttaatccaagaatctagagtccgggttgataggtagtcttctggacgacatgtgggtaatcttaggccactcggcagtgactgaaaaatcccaacttgtgtCACCGGGCAGGGCGCGAACctgcgtcgtcctggacgcggcaccgtcacgctatccactcagccaacGCCTCCCTAAGTTTGAATTTTGTAAAAAATTTTTAGTCATGATAAATCCAAAGGATGGTTGCCAGGGAATAAGGAGATTAGTGTAGCCCCTTCCATTCCCATTGACAATACTGACATGGTGCATTGTATATCACACATATTTATCATGCACAACTGAACCTAACAAAATTCTTTTCATCTATATCTTCGACGCCCTGATCCCTCACAGGAATTTCCCTCCAGAGGTGGCcgcagcagaagtgtctccatctctccctgttctagcgctccctctcagcacactcaatcctgctactttcaactctctcgctccaatacttgCTCATCCTATTGATCCTCGATCATTCCCTCATAAACTCTCTTAACAAATTCATTCTTCCTTGttctcatcatgtgtccaaaccatctcagcgcaccatgCTTTGCCCACTCGAcgactccacaatccactcctttcgctgtcacacccataccagaCCTCTCATAGACGCTTTCATAACTTTTGCCATCTCATCCTGAAGCACCACCGTGCTGCTCCTCTTATATAACTTATTTCTCCCGCACATATTCTCGATTacctgtgctgcattccatgtccacatcTCTGATGCATACGACAGAGCTAATGGGTCTTCATCCACCATAGGCTCAAGGGCCTATATGAGACGAATAAAAGCACCGATGCCATGCACATATATAACGTTGGCCCCTACCTTGACCTTTACCTGGGTAAGTTATTATAGGCAGATTTGGTTGGTTTGGCGATGGCACATAACTTGAAAACCCCTCATTTCCAAAAAAGAAACCATTTCAGATTAACAAAATTGCACCAGGAAAATTTCTCGTAAAAAAAGTTGTGAATCATTTGAATAATTACAATGATTTCAACAAAATGTAGTTCAGGGGCCGTATGCACTTACTTTCCTGGGTATGTTTCTTGACGCCAGTGACTCCTACTTGGCACTGTCTGCCTTATTGAATGACACCCCTTAACGTGCTGGCGCTAGTGCTCATGAATGGGTGTCCTTTCTCACTCTGCTTGCTTGCCCGACCTCTCTTCACTGACTGCCACTTGTTGATACCAGCAGTGCCTCTCCTTGCCAGTTTGCCACCGTCTTgtagtcccttgatagagagagtcccgacataggcagGCCTGTGTATAAGgcgcgccattattggcccttgagcaccgcgccgactttgaactgaggtattaaaaatataattttacccattttggaagcggattctgctgctttttaatgtaacaatgccttgctgcctagccttcgggTGTAGCAACATGCCAtagaggggatacaaagtttaTGAATTAACTGCAAGGCAgctgagaagacagacagaggtgtggtaacagtcagtcgtcttgggaggaaaccatcggtaatgacagccagacacacaccctgccactgtgtgtgtcttgctgtcataaccgccctccctttgtactgtctatggaaacaAGTGTGAGAGAGGCACgtacagctacaaggactgatacaatcgttcacctcagatCCAgacattgattgatagtttattgttgcaagtaaacaacaaaggagaagggaggagcatgccatcccaacccccaggcagtacagagtgtgattatacaaccaaggatacatgtgtaagtagcaccaagaaactaaaaagatacaatggtgggggacgagtgataaaaaaaaaataataaaggccttgatttagtcaagggagcagacataagggactgtacatacGGACTACAATCTAGgagcaaatgcaggatactcactaagcacagctgaaagaatattattgttaatgaacgagcccaccagctcaggcaggtcccagtggccctgtgggcggtaggcactaatagcagaacattgcaggacatagtgtttgagcgtgtgaccccctggcctggcacacaagcggcaagatacagggtcagccccactgacctcccagtaatagCTAaagcccagcctcagccgcatcaccaccgGATCATAGctaggatgcactaagcctaccataagtgtgggtgcagatatttgatacctgggcatagtgaatgctggagggactaccatcctgacacctcaaggcaagctgattgctaacagactcactaacaagggatctaagtctattcttaacatatataattataggtgtattcaacacctgggttaaggtctctctctct encodes:
- the LOC126990371 gene encoding pyroglutamyl-peptidase 1-like isoform X2, coding for MEDVHGAEDLRPVIYVTGFGPFSGHAINASQLAVELLPREDIEEKLGVRLITEIVEVEYEYVKKTIPQRWKKYMPKLTVHVGVSNLAETLTLEQLAHNTGYEKEDNCGCVPIGGLCHSDGTDIIQSSIQMDMISSTLNKATCLKLPCAKSTDPGRFLCDFTYYLSLKEDKSRSAFIHVPTLQKFTAEEISSALAAAIKEMYLQRVAKRCTETQDSMTSR
- the LOC126990371 gene encoding pyroglutamyl-peptidase 1-like isoform X1, encoding MEDVHGAEDLRPVIYVTGFGPFSGHAINASQLAVELLPREDIEEKLGVRLITEIVEVEYEYVKKTIPQRWKKYMPKLTVHVGVSNLAETLTLEQLAHNTGYEKEDNCGCVPIGGLCHSDGTDIIQSSIQMDMISSTLNKATCLKLPCAKSTDPGRFLCDFTYYLSLKEDKSRSAFIHVPTLQKFTAEEISSALAAAIKEMYLQVSKLDAMKEVTEDKNPLLKSVDHVDGLVE